The genomic DNA GATTGCTGTTATGTATTTAGGAAAGATTGTAGAGCTTTCAGATTATCAATCTATTTTTAAAGACCCATTACATCCATATACACAAGCTTTATTATCTGCTATACCTATACCAAAGGTAGATATAAAAAGAGAAAGAATTATTCTACAAGGAGATGTTCCAAGTCCTATTGATCCTCCAGCAGGGTGTAGATTCTGTGGAAGATGTATGTATAAAAAGGATATATGCATGAAGGAAACACCAGATTTAAAAGAGATAGAGCCAGGTAGATTTGTGGCTTGTCATTTTGCTAAAAATTTAAGATAAATGAATATAGGAGGAAATGTTATGAATATTGATATGAAATATACAATAGATGTGATGAAGGATGTACTTTCTATTCACAGTCCAGCTGGATATACAGAAGAAGGAATTAATTATTTAAAAGATGAATTTGACAAATTTGGGATTTCAACAAAAATGACCAATAAAAAAGCACTAATCGCAACTATTGAAGGAGAAGATGATGAAAATCAAAAGGTCATTGCAGCCCATATAGATACTCTAGGTGCTATTGTAAGAGAAATTAAGCCAAATGGAAGATTAAAGCTTTTAGCCATTGGAGGCGTGGCATGGCCTTCTGTTGAAGGAGAAAATGTAATTATAAAAACTATGAATGGAGAAGAGTTTACAGGAACGATTTTACCAGAGAAAGCATCACTTCATGCTTATTCAGATGAAGTAAAAGAAATCATGAGAACAGATGATAATATAGAAGTAAGAATTGATGAATTTGTAAAAACAAAAGAAGATACATTAAATTTAGGAATCAATGTAGGAGATTTTGTATTTTTCCAACCAAGAACTCAAATTACAGAAAATGGATTTATTAAATCTAGATTTTTAGATGACAAAGCTTGTGTAGCAGCAGTATTTGGATTGGTAAAATATTTAAAAGACAACAAAATCAAACCTAAATATACGATTCATTTATATATGACCAATTATGAAGAGCTTGGACATGGAATATCCTATTTGCCAGAAAAAACAAAAGAAGTATTGGCATTAGATATTGGAATCGTAGGAGCTACCCAACAATCAGATGAAAGAAGAGTTACCATTTGTGCAAGAGATAGCCGTACTCCATATGATTTTGGATTTAGAAAAAAACTAGTAGATCTTTGTAAAGACAATCATATTGATTATACAGTAGATGTGCATTTTAGATATGGATCTGATGCGAGTCTTGCTATGATTCAAGGGTTTGATGCAAATTTTGCATGTGTAGGACCTGGAGTAGATGCAACTCATCATTATGAAAGAACTCATATAAAAGGTATAGAAGAAACTGTAAAATTATTAGTAAAATATGTGACAGAATAGGGAAAAAATTCGCATGTTCCTATGGTCACTGCTCATGGCGCCAACGAAATTCTTTCATTTTAAATGGGTATCATAATAAAAATTAGATATACTTTCAATCCTATAAATAGAAGGAGGAATAAAATGGAGAAAACTTTAGTGATTATAAAGCCTGATGGAGTAAAGCGCGGCTTAATAGGAGAAATTATTAAGAGATATGAAAGAAAAGGACTTAAAATAATAGATTGCAAAATGGTTCAAGCAGATAGAGAAATTCTTCAAAAGCATTATGATGAACATAAAGGAAAAGACT from Inediibacterium massiliense includes the following:
- a CDS encoding M42 family metallopeptidase, producing MNIDMKYTIDVMKDVLSIHSPAGYTEEGINYLKDEFDKFGISTKMTNKKALIATIEGEDDENQKVIAAHIDTLGAIVREIKPNGRLKLLAIGGVAWPSVEGENVIIKTMNGEEFTGTILPEKASLHAYSDEVKEIMRTDDNIEVRIDEFVKTKEDTLNLGINVGDFVFFQPRTQITENGFIKSRFLDDKACVAAVFGLVKYLKDNKIKPKYTIHLYMTNYEELGHGISYLPEKTKEVLALDIGIVGATQQSDERRVTICARDSRTPYDFGFRKKLVDLCKDNHIDYTVDVHFRYGSDASLAMIQGFDANFACVGPGVDATHHYERTHIKGIEETVKLLVKYVTE